The genomic region CTCAAAAAGAAGGTCGGCATGAAAATCGACGAGTGGATTTCTGACGAGCGCGTTCGACGAAAGGCACAGATCATTGACTTGCCATTGTTTTCTTCAATGTGTGTGATCACCCCTTCTCTGCTCTGCAAAGCAAGATGGTTCTTTTTCATCATGAACTCACTAACCATCTCCATTTCGTAGCTGGTACCCTCACGCCACTCTGGACCGTCTTGAAATGATAACTTGGTACTCAATGTGGATCTTCCTTTGGGACGATGTTATTGAAGATAGTGCGACTCTTGCCTCCGGGATTACTGACAAGGTTTCATGGATACACCACCAAGCACTGAAGTACATGGAGTACCATCTCGGCCTGTCATCCTCCCTCGAAGAACCAGTACCCCCCACCAAATACTGCACATTGTTCAGATATGCCGCCGAGCCGTTCCGGAAAGCATCAAGCCTCTTACAGAGAATCAGATTCTATGAAGAGCTCAAGGTATACATGGATGGCTGTGAAGTCGAACAGGAGTTTGTGCGTGCTGGCGAGCTTCCGAGTTGGCGAGAGTATTGGTCGCACAGACTGGGCACCTCATCTGTGCATACCTACAGCGCTCTGGGCGAATATATGAGTGGCGGTAACATACCACCAGAAATGTTTGATACCCCTG from Podospora bellae-mahoneyi strain CBS 112042 chromosome 4, whole genome shotgun sequence harbors:
- a CDS encoding hypothetical protein (SMCOG1052:Terpene synthase/cyclase metal-binding domain protein; EggNog:ENOG503PEPG; antiSMASH:Cluster_9; COG:S); amino-acid sequence: MSVMTHTQETPVARIAALIHGQSLRLPSLQPVLSNWPTLLSPHYAELKKKVGMKIDEWISDERVRRKAQIIDLPLFSSIWYPHATLDRLEMITWYSMWIFLWDDVIEDSATLASGITDKVSWIHHQALKYMEYHLGLSSSLEEPVPPTKYCTLFRYAAEPFRKASSLLQRIRFYEELKVYMDGCEVEQEFVRAGELPSWREYWSHRLGTSSVHTYSALGEYMSGGNIPPEMFDTPELKELWVGINRHIVTVNDLISFKKEVDKSSFHSLVPIVMNETGANLDTVVDSLVDTLRNIGDSMNRAGDRLIALAENSHGAQGRQNMEQYVLCFQTSATGNYWWS